A genomic region of Prionailurus viverrinus isolate Anna chromosome D4, UM_Priviv_1.0, whole genome shotgun sequence contains the following coding sequences:
- the LOC125150876 gene encoding myb/SANT-like DNA-binding domain-containing protein 3 isoform X3, translating into MQNNEIIKPAKYFSELEKSILLALVEKYKYVLECKKSDARTIALKQRTWQALAHEYNSQPSVSLRDFKQLKKCWENIKARTKKIMAHERREKVKRSVSPLLSTHVLGKEKIANMLPEQLYFLQSPPEEEPEYHPDSAAQESFAVSNRELCDDEKEFIHFPVCEGTSQPEPSCSAVRITANKHYRSKTSQEGALKKMHEEEHHQQMSILQLQLIQMNEVHVAKIQQIERECEMAEEEHRIKMEVLNKKKMYWERKLQTFTKEWPVSSFNRPFPNSP; encoded by the exons atgcaaaacaacGAAATTATAAAACCTGCCAAATACTTTTCGGAATTGGAAAAGAGCATCCTGCTTGCTTTGGTAGAAAAGTACAAATATGTCCTGGAATGTAAGAAAAGCGACGCGCGAACTATTGCCCTCAAGCAGCGTACCTGGCAGGCGCTTGCCCATGAATACAACTCTCAGCCAAGTGTGTCACTGCGGGATTTCAAACAGCTAAAGAAGTGCTGGGAGAACATCAAGGCTCGGACCAAAAAGATTATGGCccatgagaggagagagaaggtgaaACGGAGTGTCAGCCCTCTTCTGAGCACCCACGTCCTAGGGAAGGAGAAGATTGCCAACATGCTGCCAGAGCAGCTCTACTTCCTGCAGAGCCCCCCGGAAGAGGAGCCCGAATACCACCCCGACAGCGCAGCCCAAG AATCATTTGCTGTTTCAAATAGAGAACTGTGCGATGATGAGAAAGAGTTCATACATTTTCCTGTGTGTGAGGGGACCTCTCAACCTGAACCCTCGTGTTCAGCTGTCAGAATAACAGCCAATAAACACTACAGGAGCAAAACCTCTCAGGAAGGTGCTTTAAAAAAGATGCATGAGGAAGAACACCATCAACAAATGTCCATCTTACAGCTGCAGCTGATACAGATGAATGAGGTGCATGTGGCCAAAATCCAGCAGATAGAGCGGGAGTGTGAGATGGCAGAGGAGGAACACAGGATAAAAATGGAAGTTCTCAATAAAAAGAAGATGTATTGGGAAAGGAAGCTACAAACTTTCACCAAGGAGTGGCCTGTCTCCTCATTTAACCGGCCCTTTCCCAATTCACCCTAA